One segment of Strix aluco isolate bStrAlu1 chromosome 17, bStrAlu1.hap1, whole genome shotgun sequence DNA contains the following:
- the MANBAL gene encoding protein MANBAL codes for MAAELDFSPPEIPEPTFMENVLRYGLFFGAIFQLICVLAIILPVSKSHKTDSDSFEPKNSETVKKPKATAPQISKKPKKETKKKR; via the exons ATGGCTGCTGAGTTGGATTTCTCCCCACCTGAAATCCCTGAGCCCACATTCATGGAGAATGTGCTACGCTACGGACTCTTCTTTGGAGCCATTTTCCAGCTTATCTGTGTGCTAGCCATAATCCTGCCAGTTTCAAAGTCCCATAAGACA GACTCGGACAGTTTTGAGCCTAAGAATTCGGAGACAGTGAAGAAGCCAAAGGCAACTGCTCCACAAATAAGCAAGAAACCCAAGAAGGAAACCAAAAAGAAACGATAA